Proteins co-encoded in one Yamadazyma tenuis chromosome 1, complete sequence genomic window:
- the RPS15 gene encoding 40S ribosomal protein uS19 (BUSCO:EOG092658SK; EggNog:ENOG503NXXB; COG:J): protein MSDATDRKKRVFKTFSYKGVDLKELLEMPTEEFTQLCSARVRRRFSRGLGSKPMGLITKLRAAKLAAVPNEKPPVVKTHLRNMIIVPEMIGSVVGVYNGKVFNNVEIKPEMVGKYLGEFSITYTPVRHGKSGNASSRFIPIR, encoded by the coding sequence CTGacagaaagaagagagtTTTCAAAACCTTCTCCTACAAGGGTgttgacttgaaggaattgttggaaatgCCAACTGAAGAATTTACCCAATTGTGCTCTGCCAGAGttagaagaagattctcCAGAGGTTTGGGATCCAAGCCAATGGGtttgatcaccaaattgaGAGCTGCTAAGTTGGCTGCTGTGCCAAACGAAAAGCCACCAGTTGTTAAGACTCACTTGAGAAATATGATCATTGTTCCAGAAATGATTGGATctgttgttggtgtttaCAACGGTAAGGTTTTCAACAATGTTGAAATTAAGCCAGAAATGGTTGGTAAATACTTGGGTGAATTCTCCATCACCTATACTCCAGTTAGACATGGTAAGTCTGGTAACGCTTCCTCCAGATTCATTCCAATCAGATAG
- the ORT1 gene encoding mitochondrial ornithine carrier protein (EggNog:ENOG503NV14; COG:C): protein MEDVNPVKELCFGAISGVIGRIIEYPFDTVKVRLQSTQPSLSTVQIIKSTYTNEGIIRGFYQGVKAPLVGSCFENAILFATYNTSLEYLHRQFGQPGSEPQLQYKCVSGGIAGFVASFLLTPVELVKCQLQVKNLVRDNRTRHLYSTVIGDVVKKDGVLGLWKGLGSTLLREINGTAIWFGTYEVVSEYLNKKNPGSSLNPLTSGAIAGITFNFAIFPIDTIKSNIQTNAVLSSTDTTYWKTMKKVGIRNLYNGLGITLIRSIPANAMIFYSYELLKNNF from the coding sequence ATGGAAGACGTAAACCCGGTTAAGGAGCTTTGCTTCGGCGCCATATCCGGAGTGATAGGTAGGATTATAGAGTACCCGTTTGATACCGTCAAAGTTCGGCTTCAGAGCACCCAGCCGTCGCTTTCAACcgttcaaatcatcaaatctACATACACAAATGAGGGCATAATCCGTGGGTTTTATCAGGGGGTAAAAGCACCATTAGTCGGCTCGTGTTTCGAGAATGCCATTCTCTTTGCTACATATAACACATCACTAGAGTATCTACATCGACAGTTTGGTCAACCAGGCAGTGAGCCCCAGTTGCAGTACAAATGTGTTAGTGGGGGCATCGCAGGATTTGTGGCATCGTTTTTACTTACCCCAGTGGAGTTGGTAAAGTGCCAGTTGCAAGTCAAAAACCTCGTCCGGGACAACAGAACACGACATTTGTACTCGACGGTGATAGGGGACGTGGTGAAAAAAGATGGAGTGTTGGGACTCTGGAAAGGTCTCGGGTCCACCCTTTTGAGAGAAATTAATGGAACTGCCATCTGGTTTGGCACCTACGAGGTTGTAAGCGAGTACTTGAATAAGAAGAATCCCGGTTCATCCCTCAACCCGTTGACCAGCGGCGCAATTGCAGGTATTACCTTCAACTTTGCCATATTCCCCATAGACACCATCAAATCCAATATCCAGACAAATGCCGTCCTCAGCTCCACCGATACAACGTATTGGAaaacgatgaagaaggtgggTATACGGAACCTATACAATGGGCTTGGGATCACGTTAATCAGAAGTATCCCAGCTAATGCCATGATCTTTTACAGTTACgaacttttgaagaacaacttTTAA
- a CDS encoding uncharacterized protein (EggNog:ENOG503Q2YS; COG:V) encodes MKVFVTGGSGFIGTKVVEQLISKGHSVVGLARSDTSAEKLETAGAKVVRGELTDIDVLVDAAKSADGTMHLGFIHDFANISKSMVLDRQIVTSICEAYKGTDKFFINTSGTLFLHGPGLNDEDTPIPEVPLLPDMVVRTETESQLLSYADKGFRVISIRCPPTVHGEGDGGFIPIIYGMFKNQGASFYPDSGENVWPAVHRADAAKLYVLAAEKAPTGSILHAVAEQGIPIKSIAEAMAKKSGFEAKSVSKDELKEKLGFFFGFVFASNNYVSSEKTKKITGWAPTEATLLEDITNNY; translated from the coding sequence ATGAAAGTTTTTGTTACAGGAGGTTCCGGGTTTATTGGAacaaaagttgttgagcaaTTGATTTCTAAAGGCCACAGCGTCGTGGGATTAGCCAGATCAGACACTTCAgcagaaaagttggaaactGCTGGTGCCAAAGTTGTCAGAGGCGAGTTGACAGATATCGATGTGTTGGTGGATGCTGCCAAATCTGCAGATGGAACCATGCACTTGGGATTCATCCATGATTTTGCCAATATTTCCAAAAGCATGGTTCTTGACAGGCAAATTGTCACATCCATCTGCGAAGCCTATAAAGGCACAgacaaatttttcatcaacactAGTGGAACCTTGTTTCTTCATGGACCAGGTCTTAATGACGAAGATACTCCCATCCCAGAAGTTCCGTTGTTACCAGATATGGTTGTAAGAACCGAAACAGAAAGCCAGTTGTTGTCTTATGCGGATAAAGGTTTCAGAGTTATTTCCATAAGGTGTCCTCCAACTGTGCACGGTGAAGGTGACGGTGGGTTTATTCCAATTATTTACGGaatgttcaagaaccaaGGTGCTTCGTTTTACCCTGACAGTGGTGAGAATGTTTGGCCTGCTGTTCACAGAGCGGATGCTGCGAAATTGTACGTGTTGGCAGCGGAAAAGGCACCAACTGGTAGCATATTGCACGCAGTGGCCGAACAGGGGATTCCTATCAAGTCAATTGCGGAAGCCATGGCTAAAAAAAGTGGGTTTGAGGCCAAATCAGTCTCGAAGGATGAACTTAAGGAGAAGCTTGGTttcttttttggttttgtaTTCGCCTCAAACAACTATGTATCGAGTGAAAAGACCAAAAAGATTACTGGATGGGCTCCAACTGAAGCTACATTACTTGAAGACATTACTAACAACTACTAA